One genomic segment of Shinella zoogloeoides includes these proteins:
- the katG gene encoding catalase/peroxidase HPI: MDTKTTSTGKCPVMHGGATALGNSVTEWWPNALNLDILHQHDSKTDPLGKGFNYREELKKLDVDALKADLRALMTDSQEWWPADWGSYVGMMARVTWHAAGSYRAADGRGGAGSGNQRFAPLNSWPDNVNTDKGRRLLWPIKKKYGNKISWADLIALAGTIAYDVAGLKTFGFAFGREDIWAPEKDVYWGNEKQWLAPSDGRYGDVAKPATLENPLAAVQMGLIYVNPEGVNGKSDPLATAAQMRETFARMGMDDEETVALTAGGHTVGKSHGNGKASNLSPDPETAGPEFQGLGWMNTHGRGIGRDTVVSGIEGAWTSEPTKWDNGFFEMLFKHEWTLTHSPAGASQWAPITIAEEDKPVDVEDPSIRTVPMMTDADMALKVDPVYREISLRFMNDFAAFSDAFARAWFKLTHRDMGPKSRYFGPDVPAEDLIWQDPIPAGSTGYDVSAVKAKIAASGLSAADLVATAWDSARTYRGSDYRGGANGARIRLAPQKDWEGNEPARLTRVLSVLEPIAAASGASIADVIVLAGNWGVEQAARAAGFDVTVPFAPGRGDATAAQTDADGFAPLEPLADGFRNWQKKDYVVSAEELLLDRAQLMGLTAPEMTALVGGLRVIGTNHAGTAHGVFTDRVGALTTDFFTTLTDMRYSWIPTGNNLYDIRDRKTGATKYTATRVDLVFGSNSVLRAYAEVYAQDDSKEKFVKDFVAAWTKVMNADRFDLSA; encoded by the coding sequence ATGGATACGAAGACGACCTCGACCGGCAAGTGTCCGGTGATGCATGGCGGCGCGACCGCGCTCGGCAACTCCGTCACGGAATGGTGGCCCAACGCGCTCAACCTCGACATCCTGCACCAGCACGACAGCAAGACCGATCCGCTGGGCAAGGGCTTCAACTATCGCGAAGAACTCAAGAAGCTGGACGTCGACGCCCTGAAGGCGGACCTGCGCGCCCTGATGACCGACAGCCAGGAGTGGTGGCCGGCCGACTGGGGCAGCTATGTCGGCATGATGGCGCGCGTCACCTGGCACGCCGCCGGCTCCTACCGCGCCGCTGACGGCCGCGGCGGCGCAGGCTCGGGCAACCAGCGCTTCGCCCCGCTCAATTCCTGGCCGGACAACGTCAACACCGACAAGGGCCGCCGCCTGCTGTGGCCGATCAAGAAGAAATACGGCAACAAGATTTCCTGGGCCGACCTGATCGCGCTCGCCGGCACCATCGCCTATGACGTGGCGGGCCTGAAGACCTTCGGCTTCGCCTTCGGCCGCGAGGACATCTGGGCGCCGGAAAAGGACGTCTACTGGGGTAACGAGAAGCAGTGGCTCGCCCCGAGCGACGGCCGCTACGGCGACGTCGCCAAGCCCGCCACGCTGGAAAACCCGCTTGCCGCCGTGCAGATGGGCCTCATCTACGTCAACCCGGAAGGCGTCAACGGCAAGTCCGACCCGCTGGCGACGGCTGCGCAGATGCGCGAGACCTTCGCCCGCATGGGCATGGACGACGAGGAAACCGTCGCTCTCACCGCCGGCGGCCACACCGTCGGCAAGTCGCACGGCAATGGCAAGGCGAGCAATCTCAGCCCCGACCCGGAAACCGCCGGCCCCGAATTCCAGGGCCTCGGCTGGATGAACACCCATGGCCGCGGCATCGGCCGCGACACGGTCGTCTCCGGCATCGAGGGCGCATGGACCTCCGAGCCGACCAAGTGGGACAACGGCTTCTTCGAAATGCTCTTCAAGCATGAGTGGACGCTGACGCACAGCCCCGCCGGCGCATCGCAGTGGGCGCCGATCACCATCGCCGAGGAAGACAAGCCGGTCGACGTCGAGGACCCCTCGATCCGCACCGTGCCGATGATGACCGATGCCGACATGGCGCTGAAGGTGGACCCGGTCTACCGCGAAATCTCGCTGCGCTTCATGAACGACTTCGCCGCCTTCTCGGATGCCTTCGCCCGCGCCTGGTTCAAGCTGACCCACCGCGACATGGGTCCGAAGTCGCGCTACTTCGGCCCGGACGTTCCGGCCGAGGACCTCATCTGGCAGGACCCGATCCCGGCCGGCAGCACCGGCTACGACGTCTCCGCCGTCAAGGCGAAGATCGCCGCTTCCGGCCTGTCTGCCGCCGACCTCGTCGCCACTGCCTGGGATAGCGCCCGCACCTATCGCGGGTCGGACTATCGCGGCGGCGCCAACGGCGCGCGCATCCGCCTCGCTCCGCAGAAGGACTGGGAAGGCAACGAACCGGCGCGTCTCACCCGCGTTCTGTCCGTCCTCGAGCCGATCGCGGCCGCTTCGGGCGCAAGCATTGCCGACGTCATCGTGCTGGCCGGCAACTGGGGTGTCGAGCAGGCCGCCAGGGCCGCCGGCTTCGACGTGACCGTTCCCTTCGCGCCGGGCCGCGGCGACGCCACCGCCGCGCAGACCGACGCGGACGGCTTCGCCCCGCTCGAGCCGCTGGCCGACGGTTTCCGCAACTGGCAGAAGAAGGACTATGTGGTCAGCGCCGAGGAACTGCTGCTCGACCGCGCCCAGCTCATGGGCCTGACCGCGCCGGAAATGACGGCGCTCGTCGGGGGCCTGCGCGTCATCGGCACCAACCATGCCGGCACGGCGCACGGCGTCTTCACGGACAGGGTCGGCGCGCTGACGACGGACTTCTTCACCACGCTCACCGACATGCGCTATTCGTGGATTCCGACGGGCAACAACCTGTACGACATCCGCGACCGCAAGACCGGCGCGACGAAGTACACGGCGACCCGCGTCGACCTCGTCTTCGGCTCCAACTCGGTGCTGCGCGCCTATGCGGAAGTCTACGCCCAGGACGACAGCAAGGAGAAGTTCGTCAAGGACTTCGTCGCCGCCTGGACCAAGGTGATGAACGCCGACCGCTTCGACCTTTCGGCGTAA
- a CDS encoding hydrogen peroxide-inducible genes activator gives MIGLTMKHLRYFEALARIGHFGRAAESCAISQPALSLQIRELEELVGAPLVERGGRSIRLTGLGEEFAERTRAILRAVDELEALGRAAHGPLAGRLRLGIIPTVAPYLLPDIITSLTRLFPGLDPRPREAITQRLIEDLAEGKLDLAIVALPVSEPALEEVPLFTEEFVLVRPVEDAGRPVPASDRLHEMRLLLLEEGHCFRDQALSVCNIGAAATRDLMEGSSLSTLVQMVGAGIGVTLIPQMAVDMETRSSAVCISRLAEPRPTRTIGMVWRRTNPLAAQFAHIAEIVREAGEARRQRMGGLPAG, from the coding sequence ATGATTGGCCTGACTATGAAACATCTGCGCTATTTCGAGGCGCTGGCCCGTATCGGCCATTTCGGCCGCGCGGCGGAAAGCTGCGCCATCTCCCAGCCGGCGCTGTCGCTGCAAATCCGCGAGCTGGAGGAACTGGTCGGCGCGCCGCTGGTGGAGCGCGGCGGGCGCAGCATCCGGCTGACCGGCCTCGGCGAGGAATTTGCCGAGCGCACCCGCGCGATCCTGCGCGCCGTCGACGAGCTGGAAGCGCTCGGCCGCGCCGCGCACGGCCCGCTCGCCGGCCGCCTTCGCCTCGGCATCATCCCCACGGTCGCGCCCTATCTGCTGCCCGATATCATCACCTCGCTGACGCGGCTCTTCCCCGGCCTCGACCCGCGCCCGCGCGAGGCGATCACGCAAAGGCTGATCGAGGATCTGGCGGAGGGGAAGCTGGACCTCGCCATCGTCGCGCTGCCGGTTTCCGAGCCGGCGCTGGAGGAGGTGCCGCTGTTCACGGAGGAGTTCGTGCTGGTGCGGCCGGTGGAGGATGCCGGCCGCCCGGTGCCGGCTTCCGACCGGCTGCACGAGATGCGCCTGCTCTTGCTGGAGGAGGGGCATTGCTTCCGCGATCAGGCGCTCTCCGTCTGCAATATCGGCGCGGCGGCGACGCGGGATCTGATGGAGGGAAGCTCCCTGTCGACGCTGGTGCAGATGGTCGGCGCGGGCATCGGCGTGACGCTCATTCCGCAGATGGCGGTGGACATGGAGACGCGCTCCTCGGCGGTCTGCATTTCCCGGCTGGCGGAGCCGCGCCCGACGCGCACCATCGGCATGGTCTGGCGCAGGACCAATCCGCTGGCCGCGCAGTTCGCCCACATCGCGGAGATCGTCCGCGAGGCCGGCGAGGCGCGCCGGCAGCGCATGGGCGGCCTTCCGGCAGGCTGA
- a CDS encoding tyrosine phosphatase family protein, translated as MDVIFTPELTICGIEELPAQRERKVTHVLSLLDPELPELEAFAAYGAHHRTTLRFHDIITDAPNRVMPRPDHVEAILNFGTDLRARQEAFGPGHLLVHCHMGISRSTAAMLTLMAQANPGEAAEALFTRLVAIRPQAWPNSQMIGFADEQLGRKGELTAALGRHYGRQIRSRPQYTEWMSALGRQAELDMAVLD; from the coding sequence ATGGATGTGATTTTTACGCCGGAACTGACGATTTGCGGGATCGAGGAGCTGCCGGCGCAGCGCGAGCGGAAGGTCACCCATGTCCTGTCCCTGCTCGATCCCGAGCTTCCCGAGCTGGAAGCCTTCGCCGCTTATGGCGCGCACCACCGTACGACGCTGCGCTTCCACGACATCATCACTGACGCGCCGAACCGGGTGATGCCCCGGCCGGATCATGTCGAGGCGATCCTGAATTTCGGCACGGATTTGCGCGCGCGGCAGGAGGCTTTCGGGCCGGGCCATCTGCTGGTCCATTGCCACATGGGCATTTCCCGCTCGACGGCCGCCATGCTGACGCTGATGGCGCAGGCCAACCCCGGCGAAGCGGCCGAAGCCCTCTTCACCCGCCTCGTCGCCATCCGCCCGCAGGCCTGGCCGAATTCGCAGATGATCGGCTTTGCCGATGAGCAACTCGGCCGCAAGGGCGAACTGACCGCCGCGCTCGGCCGCCATTACGGCCGCCAGATCAGGAGCCGCCCGCAATATACCGAATGGATGAGCGCCCTCGGCCGGCAGGCCGAGCTGGACATGGCCGTTCTCGATTGA
- a CDS encoding transporter substrate-binding protein: MQDSVKIGILYSTTGPYGAMGRDAHAGAEFAFHEYRARGGARVEPVFFDPRADLAAYLEGARGLIRDHGCRHIVGTITSSARKEVIPLVEKHDGLLWYMCPYEGFEANENVIYIGGCPNQHLIPLFDYLLPRHGVRPYLVGANYVWGWEMNRLARELIHNAGGTVLGERYLPLEETAVERIVADIEEKRPSFVLNNLVGPSSYAFLAAMRELGARDPAFLPENCPVASCDLQECELGDIGAGAAVGQLCAASYFDTLDTPDNRAFKVRLDAWSGGTRIVSSLFAAAYTAVSLCIQAIEAAGSDAPDSVRAEVLARNWPSLFGDMRVDAATNHAALPFLLGRINDRRGFDVIASAPALAADPYLTGAPARPAPRLRVVS, encoded by the coding sequence ATGCAAGACAGCGTGAAGATCGGCATCCTTTACTCGACCACCGGCCCCTATGGGGCGATGGGGCGGGATGCGCATGCGGGTGCCGAATTCGCCTTTCACGAATATCGCGCGCGCGGCGGCGCGCGCGTCGAGCCGGTCTTCTTCGATCCGCGCGCGGACCTTGCCGCCTATCTCGAAGGCGCGCGCGGCCTCATCCGCGACCATGGCTGCCGGCACATCGTCGGCACCATCACGTCCTCGGCGCGTAAGGAGGTCATCCCGCTCGTCGAGAAGCATGACGGCCTGCTCTGGTACATGTGCCCCTATGAGGGCTTCGAGGCGAACGAGAACGTCATCTATATCGGCGGCTGCCCCAACCAGCATCTGATCCCGCTGTTCGACTATCTCCTGCCGCGCCATGGCGTGCGGCCCTATCTCGTCGGCGCGAACTATGTCTGGGGCTGGGAGATGAACCGGCTGGCGCGCGAGCTGATCCACAATGCCGGCGGCACGGTGCTCGGCGAGCGCTATCTGCCGCTGGAGGAAACCGCCGTCGAGCGCATCGTCGCCGATATCGAGGAGAAGCGGCCGAGCTTCGTGCTGAACAACCTCGTCGGCCCGTCGAGCTACGCCTTCCTCGCCGCTATGCGCGAACTCGGTGCGCGCGACCCCGCCTTCCTGCCGGAAAACTGCCCCGTCGCGAGCTGCGACCTGCAGGAATGCGAGCTGGGCGATATCGGCGCGGGCGCGGCCGTTGGCCAGCTTTGCGCCGCCTCCTATTTCGATACGCTGGATACGCCCGACAACCGGGCCTTCAAGGTGCGGCTTGACGCCTGGAGCGGGGGGACGCGCATCGTCTCCAGCCTCTTCGCCGCCGCCTATACCGCCGTCAGCCTGTGCATACAGGCCATCGAGGCGGCCGGTTCCGACGCGCCGGACAGCGTGCGCGCTGAGGTTCTCGCCCGTAACTGGCCTTCGCTCTTCGGCGACATGCGGGTGGATGCGGCGACCAACCATGCGGCGCTGCCCTTCCTGCTCGGCCGCATCAACGACCGGCGCGGCTTCGACGTCATCGCAAGCGCCCCGGCGCTCGCCGCCGATCCCTACCTCACCGGCGCGCCGGCAAGGCCGGCCCCGCGCCTGAGGGTGGTGTCATGA
- a CDS encoding ANTAR domain-containing response regulator, with amino-acid sequence MTTRTPNFTGWRVTVLSEEDGNTDRLRRQLGLLGMAVTIQWTPLAGTDVPDLVLIDADRGWDELLPFSDALPACPVVALLGSEAPGRISFALRHGAGAIIPKPVAASAVYPALVLAVSIHAERAEAARRIAHLEERLKLRPLVFAAVARLKAERHVDDERAYAILRDCAMRRRMSIEQLAAVFLGGSETLREVG; translated from the coding sequence ATGACGACGCGGACCCCGAATTTCACCGGCTGGCGCGTCACCGTCCTCAGCGAGGAGGACGGCAATACGGATCGCCTGCGCCGCCAGCTCGGCCTGCTCGGCATGGCCGTGACGATCCAGTGGACGCCGCTTGCCGGCACGGACGTGCCCGATCTCGTGCTGATCGACGCCGACCGCGGCTGGGACGAGCTGCTGCCCTTCTCCGACGCCCTGCCAGCCTGCCCGGTGGTGGCGCTGCTCGGCTCGGAAGCGCCGGGCCGCATCTCCTTTGCGCTGCGCCACGGGGCAGGGGCGATCATACCCAAGCCCGTCGCCGCCTCGGCGGTCTATCCGGCGCTGGTGCTTGCCGTCTCCATTCATGCCGAGCGGGCGGAAGCGGCCCGCCGTATCGCCCATCTGGAAGAGCGGCTGAAGCTGCGCCCGCTGGTCTTCGCCGCCGTCGCCCGCCTCAAGGCCGAGCGGCATGTCGACGACGAGCGCGCCTATGCCATTCTCCGCGACTGCGCCATGCGCCGCCGCATGTCCATCGAACAGCTTGCCGCCGTCTTCCTCGGCGGCTCCGAAACCCTGCGCGAGGTCGGTTGA